In one Solanum lycopersicum chromosome 11, SLM_r2.1 genomic region, the following are encoded:
- the LOC138339684 gene encoding histone H1-like: MDKLREGIVKMSNSEPNASLSESHNSILRQHLDIIMSGLQTTPDHPPYAWMIEQALQELDEEEGSDEDSISEFIIKNNDSLPRAHKIMLKHHLEKMCERGEIVMIDEGRFFLPGESKHLNSKSKGKSKRRESSSNTQKKQQQKEKEEDLEQPKK; encoded by the coding sequence ATGGACAAATTGAGAGAAGGAATTGTTAAAATGTCCAACAGTGAACCAAATGCGTCATTGTCAGAGTCACATAATTCAATTCTTCGACAACACCTTGATATTATTATGTCTGGTCTTCAGACTACCCCCGATCATCCTCCTTACGCTTGGATGATTGAACAAGCATTGCAGGAATTGGACGAAGAAGAGGGCTCTGATGAAGACTCGATATCTGagtttatcataaaaaataatgacagtTTGCCAAGGGCTCATAAGATAATGCTGAAACATCATCTGGAGAAGATGTGTGAAAGGGGGGAAATTGTTATGATTGATGAAGGACGGTTTTTCCTTCCTGGTGAAAGCAAACACTTGAATTCAAAGAGTAAAGGAAAGAGCAAGAGAAGGGAGAGTTCGTCAAATACACAAAAGAAGCagcaacaaaaggaaaaagaggagGATTTGGAGCAACCAAAAAAATAG